The Sorangiineae bacterium MSr11954 DNA segment TCGGTGCCAAACGATTTGGTGGTGATGTCGGGCGTGCAGGATCCCCACGTGAGCCTCGCCAAGGCGGAGTTGGTCTTCGTCGGCTACGGCATCGTGGCGCCCGAGTACCAATGGGACGACTACAAGGACGTCGACGTCCGCGGGAAAGTGGTGGTCGTGATGAACAACGATCCCTCGAGCGATCCTGCGCTCTTCGAGGGAAAGCGGCGGCTCTGGTACGGGCGGTGGGATTACAAATACGTGCAGGCTGCAAAGAAAGGCGCGGCGGGCGCCATCATCATTCACACCACCGAGTCGGCCGGTTATCCGTGGCAGGTGGTGGTGACGTCGAACTCCTCCGATAAGTTCGAGCTCCCCGCCCGCGGCGAGCCGCGGCTGAAAGCAAAAATGTGGGCCACCGAGGAGGCGACCCGCCGCGTGGTCGCGCTCGGGGGCGAGAACCTCGATACCTTGCGCCAATCGGCCGAGCGCCGGGATTTCAAGCCGCGCGCGCTCGGCGTGGCGCTCGATTTGGCGTTCGCGAACAAGCGATTCGATCTCGAGAGCGCCAACGTGTTGGGCGTGCTCCCGGGCTCCGATCCCGAGCTTTCGCGCGAGGCCGTCGTGCTCACCGCGCACCACGATCACTTGGGGGTCGGCGTGCCGCGAAATGGTGATTCGATTTACAACGGCGCGGTGGACAATGCGTCCGGCAACGGCGGCCTCTTGGCCATCGCCGCCGCGGCGGCGCGCGCCGAGCCCCGGCCGCGCAGGTCCATGGTCTTCGCGGCGGTGACGGCGGAGGAGCAGGGGCTGCTCGGCTCCCAGTGGTATTGCGAGCACCCCACCTTCGCGCCCGGGCGCATCGCCGCCAACCTCAATATGGATTCGCTCAACGTATTCGGCCCCACCCACGACGTGGGCTTCGTGGGCCTCGGCAAATCGTCGCTCGACGACGTGGTCTCGGCCGTGGTGCGCGCCCAAGGCCGCAGCCTGCACGGCGACGCCTCCCCCGAGCGCGGCGCCTTTTACCGCTCCGACCAATTCAGCTTCGCAAAAATCGGCGTTCCCTCCGTCTATGTGGGCGGCGGGCCAAACTACGTGGGCCGCCCGGAGGGCTGGGGCGAGCAGCAGCTCGATGCGTTCCGCAAAACGCACTACCACCAGCCGTCGGACGAGTTCAATCCAAATTGGGATTTGCGCGGCGCCGTGCAGGATATGCAATTGCTCTTGGTGGTCGGGATGCGGGTGGCGAACGCACCGGAGCTCCCGGCTTGGAAAAAGGGCGACGAATTCTCGACCATCGCCCGCCCGCGCTGATCGAAATCGGCGATGGGGTCACCCCGCGCCGCGCTCCACGTAGCGGGCGCGGGGCCGGATGAGGGCGCCCGATTCGCACTGTTCGAGGGCGTGGGCGACCCACCCGGCCGCGCGGCCGAGGGCAAAGAGGGTGGCGGCGGTGCCGCGGGGGGCGCCGAGGGCGCACGCGACCGCCACCAGGCCGAGGTCCAAGTTGGGATGTTGATCGAGCTTTTGTTCGGCGGCTTGGACGAGGGCCGCGAGGGTGCGAAGGTTTGGATCGTCCGGCGCGAGGGCGGCGGCGCGCGCGAGGAGCTCGCGGCCGCGCGGATCGCCGCCTCGGTAGA contains these protein-coding regions:
- a CDS encoding M28 family peptidase, producing MAGLITPDAIAAPTRYLSDDKLEGRLPGSRGSKLALEYLAGEFQRIGLKPGGDGGTYFQRVPLVGLAAQIKGGPSFSSGSHGSVSVSVPNDLVVMSGVQDPHVSLAKAELVFVGYGIVAPEYQWDDYKDVDVRGKVVVVMNNDPSSDPALFEGKRRLWYGRWDYKYVQAAKKGAAGAIIIHTTESAGYPWQVVVTSNSSDKFELPARGEPRLKAKMWATEEATRRVVALGGENLDTLRQSAERRDFKPRALGVALDLAFANKRFDLESANVLGVLPGSDPELSREAVVLTAHHDHLGVGVPRNGDSIYNGAVDNASGNGGLLAIAAAAARAEPRPRRSMVFAAVTAEEQGLLGSQWYCEHPTFAPGRIAANLNMDSLNVFGPTHDVGFVGLGKSSLDDVVSAVVRAQGRSLHGDASPERGAFYRSDQFSFAKIGVPSVYVGGGPNYVGRPEGWGEQQLDAFRKTHYHQPSDEFNPNWDLRGAVQDMQLLLVVGMRVANAPELPAWKKGDEFSTIARPR